The following coding sequences are from one Saccopteryx bilineata isolate mSacBil1 chromosome 3, mSacBil1_pri_phased_curated, whole genome shotgun sequence window:
- the PCGF1 gene encoding polycomb group RING finger protein 1 — MASPQGGQIAIAMRLRNQLQSVYKMDPLRNEEEVRVKIKDLNEHIVCCLCAGYFVDATTITECLHTFCKSCIVKYLQTSKYCPMCNIKIHETQPLLNLKLDRVMQDIVYKLVPGLQDSEEKRIREFYQSRGLDRVTQPGGEEPALSNLGLPFSSFDHSKAHYYRYDEQLSLCLERLSSGKDKNKSILQNKYVRCSVRAEVRHLRRVLCHRLMLNPQHVQLLFDNEVLPDHMTMKQIWLSHWFGKPSPLLLQYSVKEKRR, encoded by the exons ATGGCGTCTCCTCAGGGGGGCCAGATTGCAATCGCGATGAGGCTTCGGAaccagctccaatcagtgtaCAAGATGGACCCGCTACGGAACGAG GAGGAGGTACGAGTAAAGATCAAAGACTTGAATGAGCACATCGTCTGCTGCCTATGCGCTGGCTACTTTGTGGATGCCACCACCATCACAGAGTGTCTtcatactt tCTGCAAGAGTTGTATTGTGAAGTACCTCCAAACCAGCAAGTACTGCCCCATGTGCAATATCAAGATCCACGAGACACAGCCACTGCTCAACCTCAAACTAGACCGGGTCATGCAGGACATCGTGTACAAGCTAGTGCCTGGCTTGCAAGATA GTGAAGAGAAACGGATTCGAGAATTCTACCAGTCACGAGGCTTGGACCGAGTCACCCAGCCCGGCGGGGAAG AGCCAGCCCTGAGCAATCTCGGCCTCCCCTTCAGTAGCTTCGATCACTCTAAAGCCCACTATTATCGCTATGATGAGCAGCTGAGCCTATGCCTGGAGCGGCTGAG ttctGGCAAAGACAAGAATAAAAGCATCCTGCAG AACAAATATGTCCGATGTTCTGTTAGAGCTGAGGTTCGTCATCTCCGGAGGGTCCTATGTCATCGCTTAATGCTAAATCCCCAGCAT GTACAGCTGCTTTTTGACAATGAAGTTCTCCCTGATCACATGACCATGAAGCAGATATGGCTCTCCCACTGGTTCGGCAAG CCATCCCCTTTGCTTTTACAATACAGtgtgaaagagaagaggaggtaG
- the TLX2 gene encoding T-cell leukemia homeobox protein 2: MEPAVLASHNLPHHEPISFGIDQILSCPETPGSSLGPGRASQGHVESAAFSGGYPGACSYGPSGSLGPLPGSSGMGPGGVIRVPAHRPLPVPPPVGGAPAVPGPSGLGGAGGLSGLTFPWMDGGRRFAKDRLTAALSPFSGTRRIGHPYQNRTPPKRKKPRTSFSRSQVLELERRFLRQKYLASAERAALAKALRMTDAQVKTWFQNRRTKWRRQTAEEREAERHRAGRLLLHLQQDALPRPLRPPLPPDPLCLHNSSLFALQNLQPWAEDNKVASVSGLASVV, from the exons ATGGAGCCCGCGGTGCTAGCCTCGCACAACCTCCCGCACCACGAACCTATCAGCTTCGGCATTGATCAGATCCTGAGCTGTCCGGAGACCCCCGGGAGCAGCCTAGGCCCCGGTCgcgccagccagggccatgtggaGAGTGCGGCGTTCTCAGGTGGATACCCCGGAGCCTGTAGTTACGGCCCCTCCGGCTCGCTGGGCCCACTCCCCGGCAGCTCCGGCATGGGTCCGGGCGGCGTGATCCGCGTCCCCGCGCACCGCCCGCTGCCAGTGCCGCCGCCCGTGGGAGGCGCGCCTGCGGTGCCGGGCCCCTCGGGCTTGGGCGGCGCTGGGGGCCTATCTGGACTCACTTTCCCTTGGATGGACGGCGGCCGCCGCTTTGCCAAGGACCGGCTCACGG ccgCGCTCTCCCCTTTCTCCGGGACGCGCCGCATCGGTCACCCTTACCAAAACCGGACCCCCCCGAAGCGCAAGAAGCCGCGCACGTCCTTCTCCCGTTCGCAGGTGCTAGAGCTGGAGCGGCGCTTTCTGCGCCAGAAGTACCTGGCCTCCGCCGAGAGGGCGGCGCTGGCCAAGGCCCTGCGCATGACTGATGCTCAGGTCAAGACGTGGTTCCAGAACCGGCGCACCAAGTGGCG GCGCCAGACGGCGGAGGAGCGTGAGGCGGAGCGGCACCGCGCGGGCCGACTGCTCCTGCACCTGCAGCAGGACGCGCTACCGCGGCCGCTGCGGCCACCGCTGCCCCCAGACCCGCTCTGCCTGCACAACTCATCACTCTTCGCGCTGCAGAACCTGCAGCCCTGGGCTGAGGATAACAAGGTGGCTTCCGTGTCCGGTCTCGCTTCTGTGGTGTGA
- the DQX1 gene encoding ATP-dependent RNA helicase DQX1 isoform X2, producing the protein MASQHLGPAEEPGLNPGESELAVNPFDGLPFSSRYYELLEQRRALPIWASRFIFLEQLESSPNGVVLVSGEPGSGKSTQIPQWCAEFALARGFQRSRVTVTQPHPLAALSLALQVADEMDLTLGHEVGYSIPQEDCTGPHTLLRFCWDRLLLQEVASTRGTGAWDVLVLDEVQERSVASDLLQGLLRGARLGNLPGDPRVVVVADLALEPKLQAFWGNPPIVHIPRGPGKCPTPIYRDIVPTDRVEAACQAVLELCRKDVPGDVLVYLPSEEEISLCCESLSREVGTLATQGPAPRVLPLHPGHGQAVQAVYEDIDSSSRKVVVTHWLADFSFSLPSVRHVIDSGLELRSIRAESQVLRPISKCQAEARQLRARGAPPGSCLCLYPKSFQELEAPLLPQPRVCEENLSPLVLLLKRRQIAEPGECHFLDRPAPEALMQALEDLDYLAALDDNGDLSDLGVILSEFPLPPELAKALLASCEFDCVDEMLTLAAMLTAAPGFTCPPLCAEEAALRRALEHADGDHSSLIQVYEAFIQSGADKAWCQARGLNWAALCQAQKLRGELLELMLRIELPLSQPAFGSEKNRRDLQKALVSGYFLKVAQDTDGTGNYLLLTHKHVAQLSPYCCYRSRRAPARPPPWVLYHSFSISKDNCLSIVSEIQPQMLVELAPPYFLSNLPPSESRDFLNKLREEMADSSTESESSSTQEFGDPCVLQ; encoded by the exons ATGGCCTCTCAGCATCTTGGGCCTGCAGAAGAGCCTGGCCTGAACCCTGGGGAGTCTGAACTGGCTGTGAACCCTTTTGATGGGCTCCCCTTCTCTTCCCGCTACTACGAACTGCTTGAGCAGCGCAgagctttgcccatctgggcttcTCGCTTTATCTTCTTGGAGCAATTGGAGAGTAGCCCCAATGGAGTGGTGCTGGTGTCTGGAGAGCCTGGCTCTGGCAAGAGCACCCAG ATCCCTCAGTGGTGTGCAGAGTTTGCGCTGGCCAGGGGCTTCCAGAGGAGCCGGGTAACTGTCACTCAGCCCCACCCTCTGGCAGCCCTGAGCCTGGCCCTGCAGGTTGCTGATGAGATGGACCTGACCCTGGGTCATGAAGTTGGATACAGCATCCCACAGGAGGACTGCACTGGGCCCCACACCCTGCTCAG GTTTTGCTGGGACAGGCTGCTTCTTCAGGAGGTGGCCTCGACCCGGGGCACTGGAGCCTGGGATGTGCTGGTGCTGGATGAGGTTCAGGAACGGTCAGTGGCTTCAGATTTGCTACAGGGATTGCTGCGAGGTGCCAGGCTGGGAAACCTTCCAGGTGACCCCAGAGTGGTCGTGGTTGCTGACCTAGCCCTTGAACCCAAGCTCCAAGCCTTCTGGGGCAATCCTCCTATTGTGCATATTCCCAGAGGACCTGGCAAGTGTCCCACTCCCATCTACAGGGACATTGTCCCTACTGATCGAGTGGAAGCTGCCTGCCAAGCTGTGCTTGAATTGTGTCGGAAGGATGTTCCAGGAGACGTGCTAGTATACCTGCCCAGTGAGGAG GAAATTTCCCTGTGCTGTGAATCCTTGTCCAGGGAGGTAGGCACCTTGGCTACCCAAGGGCCTGCACCACGAGTGCTGCCCCTTCACCCCGGCCATGGTCAAGCTGTTCAGGCTGTGTACGAGGACATAGACTCAAGTTCCCGAAAGGTTGTGGTCACTCACTGGCTAGCtgacttctccttctccctcccttccgtTCGACATGTCATTGACTCAGGACTGGAGCTTCGAAGT ATCCGAGCCGAATCCCAAGTGTTGAGGCCAATCAGCAAGTGTCAGGCAGAGGCAAGACAACTGCGGGCAAGAGGGGCCCCTCCAG GGTCCTGCCTTTGCCTGTACCCTAAGTCCTTCCAAGAATTAGAAGCTCCCCTGTTGCCCCAACCCAGGGTGTGTGAGGAGAATCTGAGCCCCCTGGTATTACTGCTAAAGAGGAGACAGATTGCAGAGCCAGGAGAGTGTCACTTCCTGGACCGACCTG CTCCAGAAGCACTGATGCAAGCCCTGGAAGATTTAGACTATCTGGCAGCCCTGGATGATAATGGGGACCTGTCAGACCTGGGTGTCATCCTGTCAGAGTTCCCCCTGCCCCCTGAGTTGGCCAAAGCCTTGCTGGCCTCCTGCGAGTTTGACTGTGTGGATGAGATGCTCACCCTCGCTGCCATGCTCACTG CTGCCCCTGGATTTACCTGCCCTCCACTCTGTGCAGAAGAGGCTGCCTTGCGTCGGGCCTTGGAACATGCAGATGGTGATCACAGTTCTTTGATCCAGGTGTATGAAGCCTTTATACAGA GTGGAGCAGACAAGGCTTGGTGCCAGGCTCGGGGTCTAAACTGGGCAGCACTGTGCCAAGCCCAGAAACTTAGAGGAGAACTCCTAGAACTTATGCTACGAATTGAACTTCCCTTGTCCCAACCAGCCTTTGGCTCTGAGAAGAATCGCAGAGACCTTCAGAAAGCACTGGTGTCTGGATACTTCCTGAAG GTGGCCCAAGACACAGATGGGACTGGAAATTACCTGCTCCTAACCCATAAGCATGTGGCCCAGCTCTCCCCGTACTGCTGCTACCGAAGCCGCCGGGCTCCAGCCAGGCCCCCACCCTGGGTGCTCTACCACAGTTTCTCCATTTCCAAAGACAACTGCCTTTCCATTGTTTCTGAGATTCAGCCACAGAT GCTGGTGGAGTTGGCCCCTCCATACTTCCTGAGTAACCTGCCACCCAGTGAAAGCAGAGATTTCCTGAACAAGCTGAGGGAAGAAATGGCAGATTCTTCAACAGAGAGTGAATCCTCTTCCACCCAAGAGTTTGGAGATCCCTGTGTCCTGCAGTGA
- the DQX1 gene encoding ATP-dependent RNA helicase DQX1 isoform X1, producing MASQHLGPAEEPGLNPGESELAVNPFDGLPFSSRYYELLEQRRALPIWASRFIFLEQLESSPNGVVLVSGEPGSGKSTQIPQWCAEFALARGFQRSRVTVTQPHPLAALSLALQVADEMDLTLGHEVGYSIPQEDCTGPHTLLRFCWDRLLLQEVASTRGTGAWDVLVLDEVQERSVASDLLQGLLRGARLGNLPGDPRVVVVADLALEPKLQAFWGNPPIVHIPRGPGKCPTPIYRDIVPTDRVEAACQAVLELCRKDVPGDVLVYLPSEEEISLCCESLSREVGTLATQGPAPRVLPLHPGHGQAVQAVYEDIDSSSRKVVVTHWLADFSFSLPSVRHVIDSGLELRSVYNPQIRAESQVLRPISKCQAEARQLRARGAPPGSCLCLYPKSFQELEAPLLPQPRVCEENLSPLVLLLKRRQIAEPGECHFLDRPAPEALMQALEDLDYLAALDDNGDLSDLGVILSEFPLPPELAKALLASCEFDCVDEMLTLAAMLTAAPGFTCPPLCAEEAALRRALEHADGDHSSLIQVYEAFIQSGADKAWCQARGLNWAALCQAQKLRGELLELMLRIELPLSQPAFGSEKNRRDLQKALVSGYFLKVAQDTDGTGNYLLLTHKHVAQLSPYCCYRSRRAPARPPPWVLYHSFSISKDNCLSIVSEIQPQMLVELAPPYFLSNLPPSESRDFLNKLREEMADSSTESESSSTQEFGDPCVLQ from the exons ATGGCCTCTCAGCATCTTGGGCCTGCAGAAGAGCCTGGCCTGAACCCTGGGGAGTCTGAACTGGCTGTGAACCCTTTTGATGGGCTCCCCTTCTCTTCCCGCTACTACGAACTGCTTGAGCAGCGCAgagctttgcccatctgggcttcTCGCTTTATCTTCTTGGAGCAATTGGAGAGTAGCCCCAATGGAGTGGTGCTGGTGTCTGGAGAGCCTGGCTCTGGCAAGAGCACCCAG ATCCCTCAGTGGTGTGCAGAGTTTGCGCTGGCCAGGGGCTTCCAGAGGAGCCGGGTAACTGTCACTCAGCCCCACCCTCTGGCAGCCCTGAGCCTGGCCCTGCAGGTTGCTGATGAGATGGACCTGACCCTGGGTCATGAAGTTGGATACAGCATCCCACAGGAGGACTGCACTGGGCCCCACACCCTGCTCAG GTTTTGCTGGGACAGGCTGCTTCTTCAGGAGGTGGCCTCGACCCGGGGCACTGGAGCCTGGGATGTGCTGGTGCTGGATGAGGTTCAGGAACGGTCAGTGGCTTCAGATTTGCTACAGGGATTGCTGCGAGGTGCCAGGCTGGGAAACCTTCCAGGTGACCCCAGAGTGGTCGTGGTTGCTGACCTAGCCCTTGAACCCAAGCTCCAAGCCTTCTGGGGCAATCCTCCTATTGTGCATATTCCCAGAGGACCTGGCAAGTGTCCCACTCCCATCTACAGGGACATTGTCCCTACTGATCGAGTGGAAGCTGCCTGCCAAGCTGTGCTTGAATTGTGTCGGAAGGATGTTCCAGGAGACGTGCTAGTATACCTGCCCAGTGAGGAG GAAATTTCCCTGTGCTGTGAATCCTTGTCCAGGGAGGTAGGCACCTTGGCTACCCAAGGGCCTGCACCACGAGTGCTGCCCCTTCACCCCGGCCATGGTCAAGCTGTTCAGGCTGTGTACGAGGACATAGACTCAAGTTCCCGAAAGGTTGTGGTCACTCACTGGCTAGCtgacttctccttctccctcccttccgtTCGACATGTCATTGACTCAGGACTGGAGCTTCGAAGT GTGTACAATCCTCAGATCCGAGCCGAATCCCAAGTGTTGAGGCCAATCAGCAAGTGTCAGGCAGAGGCAAGACAACTGCGGGCAAGAGGGGCCCCTCCAG GGTCCTGCCTTTGCCTGTACCCTAAGTCCTTCCAAGAATTAGAAGCTCCCCTGTTGCCCCAACCCAGGGTGTGTGAGGAGAATCTGAGCCCCCTGGTATTACTGCTAAAGAGGAGACAGATTGCAGAGCCAGGAGAGTGTCACTTCCTGGACCGACCTG CTCCAGAAGCACTGATGCAAGCCCTGGAAGATTTAGACTATCTGGCAGCCCTGGATGATAATGGGGACCTGTCAGACCTGGGTGTCATCCTGTCAGAGTTCCCCCTGCCCCCTGAGTTGGCCAAAGCCTTGCTGGCCTCCTGCGAGTTTGACTGTGTGGATGAGATGCTCACCCTCGCTGCCATGCTCACTG CTGCCCCTGGATTTACCTGCCCTCCACTCTGTGCAGAAGAGGCTGCCTTGCGTCGGGCCTTGGAACATGCAGATGGTGATCACAGTTCTTTGATCCAGGTGTATGAAGCCTTTATACAGA GTGGAGCAGACAAGGCTTGGTGCCAGGCTCGGGGTCTAAACTGGGCAGCACTGTGCCAAGCCCAGAAACTTAGAGGAGAACTCCTAGAACTTATGCTACGAATTGAACTTCCCTTGTCCCAACCAGCCTTTGGCTCTGAGAAGAATCGCAGAGACCTTCAGAAAGCACTGGTGTCTGGATACTTCCTGAAG GTGGCCCAAGACACAGATGGGACTGGAAATTACCTGCTCCTAACCCATAAGCATGTGGCCCAGCTCTCCCCGTACTGCTGCTACCGAAGCCGCCGGGCTCCAGCCAGGCCCCCACCCTGGGTGCTCTACCACAGTTTCTCCATTTCCAAAGACAACTGCCTTTCCATTGTTTCTGAGATTCAGCCACAGAT GCTGGTGGAGTTGGCCCCTCCATACTTCCTGAGTAACCTGCCACCCAGTGAAAGCAGAGATTTCCTGAACAAGCTGAGGGAAGAAATGGCAGATTCTTCAACAGAGAGTGAATCCTCTTCCACCCAAGAGTTTGGAGATCCCTGTGTCCTGCAGTGA